In the Brachyhypopomus gauderio isolate BG-103 chromosome 4, BGAUD_0.2, whole genome shotgun sequence genome, one interval contains:
- the baz2bb gene encoding bromodomain adjacent to zinc finger domain protein 2B isoform X3 encodes MFWVYDFVGMESGERLATPTSTQGSIRSVASPSTSSPNSASKSAGHLFRMASDSGFGMSAVSSAFPMVSHPAFSLYSALSGRSHFGGLGTLGMPAALAPQAQLGTFPDWWRAPDVPVSGAALFPPLLGLPSLFSAPAPSQDPGLGRGPTPGRSAHASTKGLNGAVNGNGKAKSASSGASSTSSSPSPAHTTAESKIPKPVLDPQTVGQPPRPAPIPPNHSVTPKGTHNHCKPHKPASKGQSCSRNHKNKTEEAQEKTNHKTNTKALCKTMAEISSNSDSQSGASSDSSSDTLSSLDSVDLEEEEDDDDDDDDEDGSIASEDSDSEREQNAKRKLKTARVKESFSIGADMHSMDPHSGLLASYFPGQGSSTAPSLSQASPLLFKSSRPREHSSKHTSVIQATGLAASKLVPLLPHPGQDRDASTKPPASPKPLCLALAPKPQSLSSSPTPLSLSLSPKNRSISPSPKPLSLTLSPKPPSLSSSPKPPTLSPSYRPMGLAPSPTPPSPRPPSLLPEALRAMGRNSPEKPHAFSQLKQDPFRMMFQPREEQDVGKLLKETGSPSPPLPAQRSRKRPPPHAAPQPPGLFLPSAGPEGEHANGAVQDAPLALVARPRPRAPGEKNPAPGASPCSSAPINLSTGPKGRSGGPAGPGCAAAPSRPSPRATQQKGLGSGRGAGQGTPHGQQLQSLVEMFRGMESDIPSSKDSDDTAEEEDDAEEEDDKDSDDSLSDSGSNLDSDSDDDEEDDDIKDEDMETDTESERTPLKLTKSSVSFTDSSPSSASLNLQIHAAHAMPTPTIVSSSGALAYHSTPSSSYNPATPPGKRRRVTDEQALRRPLEYGWRREVRIRGVCGRMQGEVSYYAPCGKKLRQYSDVMKYLARNGISGITRDHFSFSAKIRVGDFYEAREGPEGFQWCLLKSEEVAPHVHALEGRRARLKSQEPRRTPAPSSADPVRPRHGKGRQPNVGEPDAAGAVDPKLLRKLEAQEIARQAAQLKLMRKLEKQALARAAKEAKRQQALLAAEEKRRQKEQLKLLKQQEKIRRIEQIRMEKELRAQQILEAKRKKKEEAANAKILEAEKRIKEKELRRQQAMILKQQELERHRLDMERERRRQHMMLIKAMEARKRAEERERLKQEKRDEKRLNKERRLELRRLELEMAKELNKPNEDMCLADHKALPELPRLPGLVLPGGCFADCLMVLQFLRCFGKVLGAEGGVPAPTLHTLQAGLLNLGPSAALLQELLVRLLSAAVCDPGLPPGQRAKTALGEHLSSVAINQDNVSEILHIYMTAHCGQTELAPLAESLKTKAFQAHTPVQKASMLAFLANELACSKSVVTEIDKNIDHMTNLRRDKWVVEGSLRKLRSIHAKRTGKRESGVGGDDGQALGTPSAGRKRKRKAGDSEDDDDEDDDSDDQVEEEEEEEEEGGKKGKKAEACEDEDEGDQTASVEELERQIERLTKQQSQIRRKLFESSHLLRSMMLGQDRYRRRYWALPQCGGVFIEAMESGEGAEELQRERERLQSAHGLLLKEEPVEKPLFTSPEVKRETPSPEPPQEKNSLNLFLQKPGSFSKLSKLLEVAKMVPEPSVHPHAPLLTPPHLPTNAQTAFPTIPSPISNQEVKSEPSAPLLIPAYLGNLQQQLHSDQLYRALTENNAHWFSLLPRSPCDAASLTASQIPPPSSSPQPRSAKGQSPTTSNPGIASSLSPDSSQTAASVTSPSCTATLASGSLAALQMKAATPVIGLPLCPWPTAFPGSNVAFGGLTMPSLLGGAYAPAEGTGNPFLLSAGVAAVKSESPGPGGEKPPTAPSPVLEVTKNQDLTSPQPIPEEMLRGWWKVSSSEELSSIVNACHPRGVRERVLQKQLQKHMESITQVCAKNKDAAVMDVEELGRRQVCEETVRGWCVEEHAMDQDISALQQVEELERRVASASLQVKGWRPAEPQSLRGDLLYYEHKSPGGAEATRSDAGVARRANNPLDIAVARLSELERHIERRYLKSPLGITIQLTVDNVGMVTIPAPAPSHNADGDGAEEEVAPGMKQWRRALGEARSGAQLSLCLQHLQRSIAWERSIMKVYCQICRKGDNEELLLLCDGCDKGCHTYCHKPQITTIPEGDWFCPACITKASDPSQTGRKQTCRPAGAGAGKKLPEAKRNKRGGVAGEGSEEESTSASSTPKKAGKEAQKKKKAEEAPPPEPTQQESPVRAKKAKTARDNSKDLELCRLLLAELLSHQDAWPFMIPVNPKSVPGYRKVIKKPMDFSTIREKLANSQYLNLETFIIDVNLVFDNCEKFNEDNSEIGRAGHSMRRFFQRRWTELLQQMN; translated from the exons atgtTTTGGGTGTATGATTTTGTAGGTATGGAGTCTGGAGAGAGACTGGCTacgcccacctccacccagggcTCCATTAGATCTGTAGCCTCCCCTTCTACATCATCACCAAACTCAGCAAGTAAGAGCG CAGGACATTTGTTCCGAATGGCGAGTGATTCTGGATTTGGAATGTCTGCGGTGTCCAGCGCCTTCCCCATGGTCAGCCATCCAGCCTTCAGCCTGTACTCCGCATTGTCCGGACGTTCCCATTTCGGAGGTCTCGGAACGCTGGGAATGCCAGCAGCTCTTGCGCCGCAGGCCCAGCTGGGGACCTTCCCAG ACTGGTGGCGGGCTCCGGATGTGCCTGTTTCTGGCGCTGCTCTCTTCCCGCCTCTTCTGGGCCTGCCCTCCTTATTCAGCGCTCCTGCCCCGAGCCAGGACCCCGGCCTCGGCCGTGGCCCCACCCCCGGCAGGAGCGCACACGCCTCCACTAAAG GTTTAAACGGTGCAGTGAATGGCAATGGCAAAGCAAAGTCTGCTTCCTCTGGGGCaagctccacctcctcctcaccctcgccTGCTCACACAACCGCTGAGTCCAAGATCCCCAAACCCGTCCTGGACCCCCAGACTGTCGGCCAGCCTCCCAGACCTGCTCCGATCCCGCCGAACCACAGCGTGACTCCCAAAGGCACACACAATCACTGCAAACCCCATAAACCTGCCAGCAAGGGCCAAAGCTGCAGTCGGAACCACAAGAACAAAACGGAAGAGGCCCAAGAAAAGACCAACCACAAAACAAACACGAAG GCACTGTGTAAGACAATGGCAGAGATTTCCAGCAACAGCGATAGCCAATCAGGAGCCAGCTCTGACAGCTCCAGTGACACACTCAGCAGCTTGGACTCTGTGGacctggaggaagaggaggatgatgatgatgatgatgatgatgaggatgggAGTATCGCCAGTGAAGACTCAGACTCGGAGAGAGAGCAGAACGCCAAGCGGAAGCTCAAG ACCGCCCGAGTGAAAGAGAGCTTTTCTATCGGAGCAGACATGCACTCCATGGATCCTCATAGTGGCCTGCTTGCCTCTTACTTCCCTGGGCAGGGCTCCTCAACGGCCCCTTCACTCTCTCAGGCGAGCCCCCTGCTCTTCAAGAGCTCCAGGCCCAGAGAGCATTCCAGCAAACACACCAGTGTGATCCAGGCTACGGGCCTGGCAGCCAGCAAGCTCGTCCCGCTCCTCCCCCATCCCGGCCAAGACCGAGACGCCTCCACCAAACCACCTGCGTCTCCTAAACCCCTGTGTCTCGCCTTGGCTCCGAAACCCCAGTCCCTTTCCTCCTCTCCCACGCCTCTTTCTCTGTCCTTATCCCCAAAGAATCGCTCCATCTCTCCGTCTCCGAAGCCGctgtctctcaccctctctccaaagcctccctccctctcctcctcccccaaaCCCCCCACGCTCTCTCCCTCCTACAGGCCCATGGGCCTGGCCCCCTCCCCGACGCCCCCTTCTCCCAGACCCCCCTCTCTGCTGCCAGAAGCCCTGAGAGCGATGGGTAGGAATTCGCCGGAGAAGCCGCACGCCTTCAGTCAGCTCAAACAG GACCCTTTCAGAATGATGTTCCAGCCAAGAGAAGAACAAGATGTGGGAAAACTCCTGAAAGAAACGGggtccccctcaccccccctccctGCCCAACGCAGCCGTAAGCGCCCGCCCCCCCACGCCGCCCCCCAGCCACCCGGCCTCTTCCTTCCCTCGGCTGGGCCGGAGGGGGAGCACGCCAACGGCGCCGTGCAGGACGCCCCGCTGGCCCTGGTGGCAAGGCCCCGTCCACGCGCCCCCGGGGAGAAGAACCCGGCGCCGGGCGCCTCGCCCTGCTCCAGCGCGCCCATCAACCTGAGTACCGGACCCAAGGGCCGCTCGGGCGGACCGGCCGGCCCAGGGTGCGCCGCCGCTCCGTCCAGGCCGAGCCCGAGAGCGACCCAGCAGAAAGGCTTGGGGTCTGGGCGCGGGGCAGGACAGGGGACCCCGCACGGCCAGCAGCTCCAGTCCCTGGTGGAGATGTTCAGGGGAATGGAGTCAGACATTCCCAGCAGCAAAGACTCGGATGACACggcggaggaagaggatgatgcGGAAGAGGAAGATGACAAAGATTCAGACGACAGTTTATCAG ATTCTGGCAGTAATCTTGACTCTGACTCTGACgatgatgaagaggatgatGACATTAAAGATGAGGACATGGAGACTGACACAGAAAGCGAGAGAACGCCACTCAAGCTCACCAAAAGCTCAGTCTCCTTCACGgactcctcccccagctccGCCTCCCTCAACCTGCAGATCCATGCTGCTCATGCTATGCCTACGCCCACTATTGTATCCAGCTCTGGGGCCCTGGCCTATCACAGCACGCCATCTTCCTCATATAACCCGGCCACACCCCCAG GAAAAAGAAGAAGAGTGACCGATGAACAAGCCTTGCGAAGACCTCTTGAATATGG gtggaggagagaggttcGCATCCGCGGCGTCTGTGGGCGGATGCAAGGAGAAGTGTCCTACTACGCCCCCTGTGGCAAAAAACTGCGACAGTATTCGGACGTGATGAAG TATCTAGCACGAAATGGAATAAGTGGGATCACACGTGATCATTTTAGCTTCAGCGCTAAAATAAGAGTTGGTGACTTCTATGAAGCCCGAGAAGGACCAGAG GGTTTCCAGTGGTGTCTGCTCAAGAGCGAGGAGGTGGCGCCCCACGTCCACGCACTGGAGGGCCGCAGGGCCCGTCTGAAGAGCCAGGAGCCCCGGCGGACACCTGCCCCGTCCTCCGCCGACCCCGTCCGCCCACGCCACGGGAAGGGTAGGCAGCCAAACGTGGGCGAGCCAGACGCGGCCGGCGCCGTCGACCCCAAGCTCCTGCGTAAGCTGGAGGCCCAGG AGATCGCACGCCAGGCGGCTCAGCTGAAGCTGATGCGGAAACTGGAGAAGCAGGCACTTGCGCGCGCAGCCAAGGAGGCAAAGAGACAACAAG CGCTGCTGGCGGCCGAGGAGAAGCGCAGGCAGAAGGAGCAACTGAAGCTTCTGAAGCAGCAG GAGAAAATCAGGAGAATAGAACAAATTCGTATGGAGAAGGAGCTTCGAGCTCAACAGATACTAGAG GCAAAGAgaaagaagaaggaggaggctGCCAATGCTAAAATACTAGAAGCTGAAAAACGGATTAAG GAGAAGGAGCTACGCAGACAGCAGGCCATGATTCTGAAGCAACAG GAGTTGGAGAGGCATAGACTAGATATG GAGCGAGAGAGACGGAGGCAGCACATGATGCTGATAAAAGCCATGGAGGCCCGAAAGAGAGCAGAG GAGAGGGAGCGCCTGAAGCAGGAGAAGAGGGATGAGAAGAGACTGAATAAGGAACGCAGGCTGGAGCTGCGGCGTCTGGAGCTGGAGATGGCCAAGGAGCTGAACAAGCCCAACGAGGACATGTGCCTGGCGGACCACAAG GCTCTCCCCGAACTGCCCCGTCTGCCCGGCCTGGTTCTGCCCGGCGGCTGCTTTGCGGACTGCCTGATGGTGCTGCAGTTCCTGCGCTGCTTTGGGAAGGTGCTGGGGGCGGAGGGGGGCGTCCCGGCCCCGACCCTGCACACCCTGCAGGCCGGCCTGCTCAACCTGGGCCCCAGCGCCGCGCTCCTGCAAGAGCTGCTCGTCCGCCTGCTCTCCGCCGCCGTGTGCGACCCGGGTCTTCCCCCGGGGCAAAGG GCCAAAACTGCTTTGGGGGAGCATCTGTCCAGCGTGGCGATAAACCAGGACAACGTGTCTGAGATCCTGCACATCTACATGACTGCACACTGCGGGCAGACGGAGCTGGCACCTCTGGCCGAGAGCCTGAAGACCAAGGCCTTCCAGGCACACACACCGGTGCAGAAGGCCTCCATGTTGGCCTTCCTGGCCAATGAGCTGGCCTGCAGCAAGAGCGTGGTCAc TGAAATCGACAAAAATATTGACCATATGACGAACCTGCGGCGAGACAAATGGGTGGTGGAGGGCAGCCTTCGCAA gctgagGAGCATCCATGCCAAGCGCACGGGGAAGCGTGAGAGCGGCGTGGGCGGTGACGACGGTCAGGCCCTGGGCACGCCGAGCGCAGGACGCAAACGCAAGAGGAAAGCGGGAGACAgcgaggatgatgatgatgaggatgatgacaGTGATGACCaagtagaggaggaggaagaagaggaggaagaaggggGGAAGAAAGGAAAGAAAGCAGAGGCATGTGAGGATGAG GACGAAGGTGACCAAACGGCCAGCGTGGAGGAGCTGGAGAGACAGATTGAGAGGTTAACCAAG CAACAGAGCCAGATCCGCCGGAAGCTGTTTGAGTCGTCTCACTTGCTGCGCTCCATGATGTTGGGGCAGGACCGCTACAGGAGACGCTATTGGGCACTGCCCCAGTGTGGGGGCGTGTTCATCGAGGCCATGGAGAGCGGGGAGG GTGCAGAGGAGCtccagagggagagggagagattgcAGAGTGCCCATGGCCTCCTGCTGAAGGAGGAGCCCGTGGAGAAGCCTCTGTTCACCAGCCCCGAGGTGAAGCGTGAGACGCCCTCTCCCGAGCCGCCGCAGGAGAAAAACTCTCTCAACCTGTTCCTGCAGAAGCCGGGCTCCTTCTCCAAACTCAGCAAACTGCTGGAGGTGGCGAAGATGGTTCCTGAGCCCAGCGTCCACCCCCACGCCCCTCTCCTGACTCCTCCTCATTTGCCTACAAATGCTCAAACTGCATTTCCCACCATCCCCTCTCCCATCTCGAACCAGGAAGTTAAATCTGAGCCCAGTGCTCCCCTCCTGATTCCCGCCTACCTCGGCAACCTACAGCAACAGCTCCACAGTGACCAGCTCTACCGGGCTCTGACGGAGAACAATGCTCATTGGTTCAGCCTGCTGCCACGTTCGCCATGTGACGCGGCGTCTCTGACCGCCAGTCAGATCCCTCCACCATCGTCCTCGCCTCAGCCCCGCAGTGCCAAAGGCCAGTCGCCCACCACCAGCAACCCCGGGATCgcctcctctctgtcccccgACTCCAGCCAGACAGCCGCCTCCGTCACCAGCCCGTCCTGCACCGCCACGCTGGCCAGCGGCTCCCTGGCAGCTCTGCAG ATGAAGGCCGCCACGCCCGTAATTGGCCTCCCCTTGTGTCCCTGGCCCACGGCTTTTCCCGGGTCAAACGTGGCCTTCGGTGGCCTGACCATGCCATCCTTGCTGGGCGGGGCGTACGCCCCTGCAGAGGGAACGGGGAACCCCTTCCTGCTGTCTGCTGGCGTGGCTGCTGTTAAGAGTGAGTCTCCAGGACCAGGTGGTGAGAAACCCCCCACAGCGCCCTCGCCTGTTCTGGAGGTCACCAAGAACCAGGACCTCACCTCCCCCCAGCCTATCCCAGAAG agatgcTGAGAGGCTGGTGGAAGGTGTCTAGCTCTGAGGAGTTGAGCAGCATAGTGAACGCATGTCACCCCcgtggtgtgagagagagagtcctgCAGAAACAGCTCCAGAAACACATGGAGTCCATCACACAAGTGTGTGCCAAGAACAAAGACG CTGCCGTGATGGACGTGGAGGAACTGGGGCggaggcaggtgtgtgaggagacggtGCGGGGCTGGTGTGTGGAGGAACACGCTATGGACCAGGACATCTCCGCACTCCAACAGGTGGAGGAGTTGGAGCGCAGGGTGGCCTCCGCCAGCCTGCAGGTCAAG GGCTGGCGTCCCGCCGAGCCGCAGTCCCTCAGAGGAGACCTGCTCTACTACGAGCACAAAAGCCCGGGTGGGGCCGAGGCGACCAGGTCGGACGCGGGCGTAGCGCGCCGCGCCAACAACCCGCTGGACATAGCGGTGGCGCGCCTGTCCGAGCTGGAGCGCCACATCGAGAGAAGGTACCTGAAGAGTCCTTTAGGCATCACCATTCAGCTCACTGTGGATAACGTTGGCATGGTGACCATACCGGCTCCTGCACCATCCCATAATGCCGATGGTGACGG GGCGGAGGAGGAGGTGGCCCCAGGGATGAAGCAGTGGAGGAGGGCCCTGGGGGAGGCGCGCAGCGGAGCACAGCTCTCCCTCTGCCTGCAGCACCTGCAGCGCTCCATCGCCTGGGAGAGGTCCATCATGAAAGTG TACTGCCAGATATGCCGTAAGGGAGACAACGAGGAGCTTCTGCTGCTGTGTGACGGCTGTGATAAAGGATGCCACACCTACTGCCATAAGCCCCAGATCACCACCATCCCCGAGGGAGACTGGTTCTGCCCTGCCTGCATCACTAAG GCAAGCGACCCATCCCAGACGGGCAGGAAGCAGACCTGCCGCCCTGCTGGAGCCGGAGCCGGAAAGAAGCTTCCGGAGGCCAAGCGCAACAAGCGTGGGGGCGTGGCAGGGGAGGGCTCGGAGGAGGAGTCCACCAGCGCCAGCAGCACGCCCAAGAAGGCAGGGAAGGAGgcgcagaagaagaagaaggcagaggaggccccgccccccgagCCCACCCAGCAGGAGAGCCCCGTCCGAGCCAAGAAAGCCAAAACGGCCCGGGACAACAGTAAAGACCTGGAGCTGTGCAG GCTGTTGCTGGCGGAGCTGCTGTCTCACCAGGACGCCTGGCCGTTCATGATACCCGTCAACCCTAAATCCGTTCCTGGATACCGCAAAGTCATCAAGAAGCCCATGGACTTCTCCACCATCCGGGAGAAACTCGCCAACAGCCA ATACCTAAACCTGGAGACTTTTATCATTGATGTTAACTTAGTTTTTGATAACTGTGAAAAGTTCAATGAGGATAATTCTGAAATTGGCCGCGCGGGACACAGCATGAGGAGGTTTTTTCAACGGAGATGGACCGAACTTTTACAACAGATGAACTAA